The nucleotide sequence TGGCAGTAGAGAAGTTGCTAGACTTGTTCCCCCAAAAACAAGACAAGAATGGGTATTGCAAAGAAAAAGATTTCGAGACTCTGTACTTTTGACGGGGGAACCTTTGAGGGTGACAATTATTCAAGCCAGAGAAGGAGAACGGTATTGATTTATTTAGAAGATTTGATATTCCTTTACGAACTTGGGATGCTTTGCATTTAGCGATCGCATTTTCTTATGAAATTTCTTTAATAACAGCAGATGAAGGTTTAGCTGCGAGTGCCAAGGTATTAGGAGTTCCAGTCCAAATTTTAAGACTTTAGCGCGATCGCTTTTATTGTTTGAATACAGGTTAATAGTAAAAATGCGATCGCCTTGGCTAAATAATTAACAATTGAACCGTAGGGGGGGGTTCCGAGACCATCTTTAATGAGCAGTAATTATCTCCAAAAACCCGCCCTCTCTCTTCTCAGGCGATCACATTGAAGATGGGCGGGTTTAGCAAGGTTATTGGTGAGAATTGAATCTTGTTGCGGAACCCTCCCTTACAATCTTATTGATAAATGAACTGGTATATGACATATTCATCTTTTATTTATTATGGAATCAAAGGGTATTGTCGTAGTAGTTCTGTTGATGTGTTGTTTATTTGTTGACGATATCTATCGGGGCAAAGAGTGTGCAGACTTGCCAGCATTATTGCAGAACCTTCCAGGTTATCCCCATAACGGTTACCTCCTAAACTGTCAATAACCACCAACACCAAATTATCAGAACCCTGATAATTACAAATTGATTGAGCAAATTGGTATTTTTGTTCATTAGATAAGTGGCTCCATAAAGGTATTCCACCAATCCTATAATATGCACCATTAAAGCCATATAAAGTATTTGCTGCTTTAGCATCAATTTGCTGTCCTAATGATGAAGATCTATTATCAGCAAGTGAAAAAGAGGGAATATGGGAATTTTTAGAATTGCTAAATGGAATTAAAGAAGATGTTGGAACCTCGGAAGATACAGTTAAGCTAAAGCCATAACTAGGTAATATTCCTAGAGTTATAATATTTATGGTGATCAGGGAAATAATTTTTACAGAACGGAGCATAAGTTTAAGTCTCCTTAAATCGGTTAATTTTACGAAAACGGGTATACAAGTTATGAAGAATTCAATGTTTTTGATTAAGAGTAGGCTAATCATTGTCTACAGTAAGCTGTTAATGACTACCCTACTCTATTAGTTTAAGGTTGTTGCTTGGATATTCCATCGGCAACGGCTAGAGCAATGGGTAAAATAAAGACATATTCAGATAATTTCTGATTAAATACACCATCTATCTGAGATTTTCCTTCCTGCTGTATCTTTGATGTATTTTTACCGAGAGCCGAAACAGCTAAATAGTAAACAGAATCTTTCCCTAATGTAGCTTCTAACCTTTGCATTAACCGAACTTCTGCTAACTGGTTTAGGGATACTTTGAAAGCAGGAACAGCATCTTCCCCTAACGCATTCCCCATATTTAATAAACACTTCCGCACTTCATCAGACATCATCCTTCCCATGTCTTTTTGCTGTAAAACTTTACTCTTTTTAGCAGAAGTCTCTTTATTGTCTTTACTCTTGAAGTTATACCCGGTTCCTCCCAGTGAACAGAATCCATCAAAAGACTCATCATCCAGTTTATCAAAGTTTGAGGGGACAAAAATACCTAGACTGATCATTTTTTCGTAGAAACTGTTGAAAAATAATCGGTCTTGTTCTCCATCCTTTTTAGCATAGAGGTCTGATTTGGGAATCACACAGATAAAATTTGTCCCTGATAAATTACCTCTTTGGCTTTCTAAATCACCGATGATTTGCTCCAAAAGATATAACTGATTAACCTCCGCCACGTTATTCTCGCGTGATTGATTAACGACTTCATAATTTTCAGAAACGGGTTTCCAAATTTCTGCATTGCGACTTTTAGTCAATTTTTCTCGAATAGTAGGTTCAATTGATAAGTCAAAGAAAAAGACAATTGTATTCGCATTTTTCAGAATTCTTAGTACCCAAGGTTGCGAACCTTGTTGCGTCAAACTACGTGCAACATCTTCCCCAGCTATATCCGTAAACACAAAGTGAGTTTTATTGAAATTAGTTGAACCAATTTCAGGAAACTGTACAGATAGTTTAATACTGGTTTTAGAACCTGTTTTTGTGGGTGGAGGAATCAGCCCATTACGGTAATCTTTCTCTAGCTTTTGTAATCGTTCTCGGTCATCTGGTAAGTCAAGGGCTACAGTTGCTCCCAAGACTTGTACATGATCGAAAAAAGAAACTAATCCTGTCAGTAAAAGACATGATTTTCCAGTACCTGGACTTCCTAGTAAAATAATTGAGTGAGTTTCCGTTTCTTTTGGATACCAACCGCAACGTTTATTATTTTCTCCTGAAGGCCCAGTACATGAGAAATTGACTAGCTTATAAATCTCTTGACCCCATTGTTGAACAAGTTTTCTAACTAACTCTTCAAGTTGATCTTCACTATTTTGTTTAGTAGCAGCCTGGGGAATACTTGAGACTTTTTGTGTGCTTTGTTGCTTGGAAACTTTTTCTTTACTAGATTTTAAGAGTTTCTGGAAATTGTCTGATAATCTCAGTTTAGGATTACCTAATACCACTTCAGAGTGAAGAATATCTAGTAAATTACGGTACGATATAATGGTCTGGCGGGGTAAAGTAAATGGCACATTATGCTCGATAGAGATTTTTTTGAGTGCATAAAAATCACATTTTGTACTTTTATGTCCCAGAACTATTGCCAAAACAAATTGCCCTCTAATAATAGCTTTTAGTAATCCTTCATCATCTTTTCTTTTAGTATGCAGTTCCTCTAACTTCTGTAAGTACCATTGAATCGTAGGACAAACCTCATGGAGTAGTTCCTTGAGTTTTTTTCTCTCTGGATCACCTTCAGTTTCTTTCATCCATTCAAATACATTTCTCTGATCAAAAATTAAGTCCATCAAAGAACCAATTAGAGAACGGGGTTCTATACCACGCAGCAGAGATTTACATTCTTGATCTAAAATTTCTTGGTTAGTTTCTGTTTTGAGTGGAAATTTATCATAATTTCTGATTTGCTCAAAAAAATCTAACTTGTTCTCAACAAAATTTTCCGCAGCGTCTTTGCCTAAAATACCTCGATACATACCTCGATGAGATAATTCCCGTTGATTTTGAATTTCATCATTGTTTTCCTCGTCTTCATCATCAATATCAACAGTTTTATCGTCAGAAAAAAAGTCTCTTTCCTGACTGTAGGGATAACGGCCATCAGTGGATGGTTTTAATAACAAATTTCTTTGTTCTAATTTAGTTTCTAGTCGTTCTAAGAAAAGCCGTAGAGCCGCAATATTGCCATCTAACTCTAAGCGGAAGTTATCCGTCAAAATCATTTCATAGCCTTGAGTTCTGATGCCAATGGGAGAACCACAAGCAGGACAAGTAATATAGCTATCTTCACTTTCGGCTGTTTTCAGAAAATCAAATACTGTATTGGATGTCATAATTGATGTTACTCCTAAATTGTTTGGAAGAAGATGTGTTAAATTTTTTTTAATTACTGATCACTCATTTTCGTATTATTTTTAAATGAGTGATCACTCAAAATAGCAATGACTAAAAGTCACAGCATGATCATATTTTAGTAAGCGTAAGTTCTACTAATTCCGGCTGATTTCCCTGTCCGTTCATTGATGATAGTAGTCCAACGATCATCATTGATAATGATAGTAACTACATCACCAACGTCCGTTCCAATAGGACTGCCATAGTAAACATCATATTTTTTACCACTGGCAACACTTTTGACTGTGATATACCCAGAACTAGAATAATAACTTGTAGATATAACAGTAAAAGCCACTCGCTGTGATGCTGCAATAATGTAACTCGGTATAGAAACTTCTATAGTCCCAGAATCATCCGTTACAGTTGACTTAGCTAGTACAGGTAAATTAGCAATCAAAGGGGAAGAAGTCACTAAGATTAGAGTAGAAATAAGGCACAGTTTATGGTTTTTAAGAATAGACATGATATTTCTCCTGGTTTTAGGGTAAAGCACAGTTCAAAAACAAAAAAATCTCAACAGCATAACTGGCTAAGAGTGACTTACTTGGCTGGGAGACACAACAATATAATTAATGAAAATAAACCAAAAACAAAACCCAGCCAAAACCATGTTTGCGAATCTCTATTTTTCTTTTCTGCAATCGTTGCACAAGCAGCACCAAAAAGCCCACCCACTACAACTAGAATAATTAACCCTTCCATGACCCAGCCCTCAATACGCAGCAACTTTAATGATGGCAATAGCCTACCACCCTATCAGGTGAATAAAAGTTGCCAAAAAGTGAAATTAGAGGTAGTATAAAGTGAATAAAAGTGAAAAAAATAGATCTTGCTCCTGATCCACTGGCCACTATAGCCTGTTGAAACAACGATTAATTAATTCAAGAACGTGCGATGGATACTGAAAAAATCGAACAAATTGTTGCATCTATCAATCAGATTGTTTATCACAAACAAGGAAAATCCTTGAAAGATATTCAAGTGGATATTCTACGGGGAGCCTTCAAGCAAGAGGAGTATATTAAAATTGCTCATGCTAACAACAGAAGCCCAGATAGTATAAAAAAAGAAGCGTCTTTACTGTGGAAGTTATTGAGTGAAGTTTTTGGCGAAACAATTACAAAAACTCGTTTAGAAGTGTTAAAGCGAAAGGTTGCTAATTTATCTACTTCTCATCAATTTTCTAATTCTGATCAAGATTGGGCGGATGCGCCGGATGTGTCGAGTATTGTAGGACGAGAAATTGATGTAAATACTCTTAAACAATGGGTTGTTGGCGATCGCTGTCGTCTAGTTACTATTGTTGGACTTCCGGGGAAAGGAAAAACCAGTCTGACTGTAAAATTAGCTCAAGAGGTGAGTGGAGAATTTGAGGGAATTATTTGGCGATCGCTTTTAAACTCCCTTTCCATACAAGATCTAATTAAAGACTGGATTTTATTTTTTTCCGATCAACAAAAGATGGATTTACCGGATCGTCTTGATCAACAAATTAATCTGTTAATTTCTTATTTAAAACAACATCGCTATTTATTAATTTTAGATAATGTCGAGACTATTTTAGCTAAAGAAACTCAAGCCGGAAACTATAAATCCGGTTATGAAGACTATCATCAACTATTAGAAAAAATTGCTCAAGTTCCCCATCAAAGTTGTCTCTTGTTAACCAGTCGAGTTAAAGTTCATCATTTAGAAAAATTCGTAGGTCAACATCAACCCGTGCGTTGCTTTGTGGTGGGAGGATTAACCGTTAATCCTGTTAAACAACTGTTTCAAGAAAAAGGTGAATTTATCGCTACAGAAACTGAATGGGAAACTTTAGTTAATTATTATCAAGGAAATCCCCTGGCTTTAAAATTAACCGCTTGTCATATTCAAACGGTTTTTGCAGGAAATATTCAGGATTTTTTAAAAGTTGGAAACTTAGTTTTTAAAGATATACAGGATTTATTAGATTGGCATTTTCAGTATTGCAGTCCTGAAGAACATAACGTTTTATTTTGGTTAGCGATTTATCGAGAACCTGTTTCCATTACTGAATTAAAAGACCATATAGTTTCAGTGAATATTCAACAGCATTTATTAGATTATTTAGAATCCTTACAAAACCGAATGCTCCTAGAAAAAACGGCTATTCAACAGTGCTTTACCCTACAACCCGTGTTAATGGAATATGTTACCGAAAAATTGATTACCACCGTCACCCCAGAATTAATTACGGGAGAGTTTAATGTATTTAATAGTCATAGTTTAATTCTGGCGACTTGTAAAGATTATATCAGAACTAGCCAAATTACAATGATTATTAATCCTATCATAGAATCTTTATTATCATTATCTCAATTTGAAAGTCTTTTTAAATTAGAAAATCATTTCACAAAATTAGTAATTCAAGCTCAAGAAAAATATCCCCAGAAACCCGGTTATATTGGGGGTAATTTAATTAATCTATTTTGCTATTTAAAAACCGATTTAAACAGTTATAATTTCTCTCGTCTGGCAATTTGGGAAGCTAATTTACAAGGAATTAACCTACAAAACGTTGATTTTTCTTACTGTCATTTCAAAAATACCGTTTTTACGCAATCTTTTGGAGGAATTCATTCCTTAGCATTTACTCCCGATGGTGCTATTTTAGCGGCGGGAGATTCTAATGGTTATATTCACTTTTTAAACCCAGAAGATGGACAACCAATTCTCAGTTTTGGTAAACATAAATGGTGGACGGTTGCTCTCGCCTTTAATTCCGATGGTGAAAAATTAGTCAGTAGTAGTTTAAATCCTACTGTTAAAATTTGGAATGCAAAAACGGGTCAATTGTTAAAGAATTTAGAAGGACATAAAAGTTGGGTTTGGACAGTGGCTTTTAGTCCCGATAATCAAATTATCGCCAGTGGAAGTGATGACAAAACGATTAAATTTTGGGATGCTAATAATGGTCAATTATTGAGGACTTTAGACGCTCATAACGGTTGGGTTTTAAGTGTGGCGTTTAGTCCTAAGTCCCGAATTTTAGCCAGTGGAAGCTATGATAAAACGATTAAACTTTGGGATATTGAAACGGGAGACTGTTTACAAACTTTGAAGGGACATGAAGATGCGATTTGGTGTGTAGCATTTAGTCCTGATGGTCAAACTTTAGCCAGTTGTGGATTTGAAAAAATTATTAGAATTTGGGATATCAAAACAGGGGACTGTTATCGGATTTTGTCAGGACATCAAAAGGAAATTAAAGTGTTAGCGTTTAGTCCCGATGGCGAAACTTTAGCCAGTGGAGATTTTACCTCAACGGTGAAGTTTTGGAGGGTGAAAACAGGGGAATGTCGAGGAAGTTTAAAACACCATCAAACGGGAATTCGCGCTTTAGCTTTTAGTCCTGATAATCAAACCGTAGCGACGGGAGATAATGACCAAATTATTAAACTTTGGGATACTAAAACAAGAAAATGTATCAAGACATTTTGGGGATATACTAACTGGGTTTGGTCAATTGCGTTGAGTCGTGATGGTCAGAGGTTAGCGAGTAGTCATTTAGACCATAAAGTGAGATTGTGGAATCCTCAAACCCAAGAGTGTTTAAGTACGTTAACCGGACATACCGCTTGGGTGTGGTCGGTGGCGTTTAGTCCTGATGGAAAAACGGTGGCGAGTAGTGGCGATGATGAAACCATCCGACTTTGGGATGTGGAGACGGGGGAGTGTTACAAATGTTTGAAATATCCGACTGAAAAGTATCAAGGAGGAATTTGGACGATTGCTTTTAGTGGAGATGGTTTATATATCGCCAGTGGGGGTCAAGATACAACGATTAAAATTTGGAATCTTAAAACTAATAAATTTCACGTTTTAGCAGGACATCAAAGTTGGGTTTGGACGGTGACTTTTCATCCTAATTTTCCGATTTTAGCCAGTGGAAGCGATGACCAAACGATTAAAATTTGGGATATTAAAACGGGAGAATGTTTACAAACGTTACGGGGACATCACAATAAAGTTAGGTCAATTGCGTTTAGTCCAGACAGTCAATTTTTAGTCAGTGGAAGCGAAGATGAAACGGTCAAACTTTGGGATTTAGAGACGGGAAAATGTGTTTATACTTTATTGGGACATGAAGGTTGGATTTGGTCGGTTGATTTTAGTCCTGATGGTCAAATTATCGCCAGTGGAAGTGATGATTTTAAAGTGAAACTCTGGGATTTTAAGACGGGAAAATGTCTCTATACGTTAAAAAAACATACTAATACTGTTACATCTGTTATGTTTAATCCCCATAGTCAAATATTGATCAGTGGGAGTGAAGATGGAACGATTAAGTTTTGGCACGTTCCCACGAAAAAATGTGTAAAAAGTTTAATTATTCCTAACTCTTATACTAACATGAATATTATAGGAAGTCAAGGGTTAACAGAAGGTCAAAAGAAATGTTTAAAAGCGTTGGGTGCGGTAGAATATTAGCTATAGAACTTTAAAAGGGTCAAGCGTTGAATATTACCACAAAGACACAAAGACACAAAGAAGATACAACTTTGTAGAGACGTTGAATTCAACGTCTCTACAATCATTTAGGATTCTTGATTTAAGCGTAATACCGCCATAAATGCTTCTTGGGGAACATCTACAGACCCCAAAGATTTCATCCGTTTTTTACCTTTGGCTTGCTTCTGTAAGAGTTTTTTCTTCCGACTAATATCTCCCCCATAACATTTGGCTAAGACATCTTTTCTTAATGCTGGAATACTTTCACTAGCAATCACTTTAGATCCAATTGTGGCTTGAATGGGAACTTTAAATTGATGACGGGGAATCAATTCTTTGAGTTTTTCCACCATTGCCCGTCCGACATGATAAGCTTTATCTCGGTGAACAATCATGGCTAAAGAATCGATCGCATCTTTATTAATCATAATATCGAGTTTGACTAAGGCATTTTCTCGATATCCAATTAGATGATATTCCATACTGGCATAGCCACGAGAACGGGATTTCATCTGATCAAAAAAGTCTGTTACCACTTCCGCTAAGGGCACTTCATAAACTAAGGTTGTTCGTCCTTGGGCTAAATAGCGCATATCCTTAAATTCACCCCGACGACCTTGAGCTAACTCCATTAAACTCCCCACATAAGCTTCAGGAGTAATCATCTCGACCCGTACATAGGGTTCTTCGATTTTTTCCCGGTGGTTGGGCTCAGGTAAATGACTAGGGTTATCGATCATAATCACTTCCCCTTTTTGAGTTGTGACTTGATAAACCACCGAAGGAGAGGTAACAATTAAGTCTAAATCATATTCTCGTTCTAACCGTTCTTGCACAATTTCCATGTGCAATAATCCTAAAAATCCACATCGGAAACCAAACCCCATTGCACTAGAGGTTTCGGGTTCATAAGATAACGCGGCGTCGTTTAATTTGAGTTTTTCTAAGGCTTCTTTTAGGTTAGGATATTCATCAGAATCCGTTGGAAATAACCCACAAAACACCATCGGTTTTGCTTCGGTATAACCGGGTAAAGCTTGTTCAGCTTGACGATTAGCTAAGGTAATTGTATCGCCAACCCGTGCATCTTCAACGGCTTTAATAGCAGCAGAAAAATATCCTACTTCGCCAGCGTGGAGTTCATCAACGGGGATTTGAGTCGGAGATAATACGCCAATTTCATCGATTTCATATTCTTTTCCTGAAGCCATTAAGCGAACGCGATCGCCTTTTTTCACCCGTCCATCCATCACCCGAAAATAAACAACAACTCCGCGATAACTATCATAATAACTATCAAAAATTAACGCCCGCAATTTCTGATCAACCGTATCCTGGGGAGGAGGAACTAAATGGACAATGGATTCTAAAATTTCATGAATTCCTACCCCTTCTTTGGCGGAAGCTAACACCGCCCCCGAACAATCTAACCCAATAATTTCTTCAATTTCACTTTTGATTCGATCCGGTTCCGCCCCAGGTAAATCAATTTTATTTAAAACTGGAATAATTTCTAAGTTATTTTCTAAAGCCAGATAAACATTTGCTAAAGTTTGAGCTTCGACTCCTTGAGACGCATCAACTACTAATAACGCCCCTTCACAAGCGGCTAAAGACCGAGACACTTCATAGGAAAAGTCAACGTGACCCGGAGTGTCAATTAAATTCAACACATATTCTTCACCGTCATCGGCTTTGTAATTCATCCGGGCGGCTTGCAATTTAATTGTAATTCCTCGTTCTCGCTCTAAGTCCATTGAGTCGAGAAATTGTTCCTTCATTTCTCGCTTTTGAACCGCACCCGTTGCTTCCAAAAGCCGATCTGCGAGGGTAGATTTCCCATGATCAATATGAGCAATAATAGAAAAGTTACGAATTCGAGAAACTGGAACGTTAGTCATAAGGTGATATTCACAGGCATAATAGGGAGACTCCCGTTAAAGTAACGAGGGTCTGCTTCAAGTATTTTAACAAAAGAAACCCAGGGACACACCGATTTTTTCAGGGAAATAGAGGGAATTAGGACTGTTTTTCTAATTCCGACTTCATCCGTTCTAGGGTAAGGTGCATTTGTTCAAACATTTGGTCAGGGGTAATCCCAAACTGACCCAGTTGGGTTCGCAACTGTTCAACGGTCATCTGGGCCATGAAATCTTCGGAAAGTTCAAACCGCTTCATAAAAATGCGGTAACGATCCATAATCCCTTCCATTTGCTCAATATAGAGTTTTTTGCCCTCCCGATCAAACTTGCCATAATCGCTGCCCAGTTTGATCATGGATTGATAATCTTCAAATAGCTGTTTAGCTTCTTGTTGAACGATGTCTGAATCAAAGAATCCCATAGTTTCTCGAATTTTTTTATGAATAGGGGTTTGAGTTTAAGAGCTTTTAACGGATTTTTTCATATTTTAACCCCTGGGGAGAGGGTTGCTTACACTCCCACAAGTCGCAATTTCCGTACTTCTGGTCAGAGTTGGGGACAACAACCGCGTTTAGGCGATCGCATTTTAGTCTGAAAAAAGACGATTTATCAAGCAATGAACCAGAACCCCCATTCAGTCAATTATTTACTTATATTCAATTAATGAGTTATCCTTTCCTAATGTTTGATTAAAATAAAACTGGATTTGTCCGAATAATGCTGGAAATTTTGCCAAAATACAAGAGACGGAATAAACAATAGAATCAGCATTAGAAAAACCTTGTTTTTGACCCGCCACATAGGTTTTATAAATTGACACCGGATAGGCGAGTAATAATAATAAACTCCTTTCATGAGTTGGGAAGATTAAACTTAAAGCCAGGAAAGGAATAATTAAACCCCATACCAAAATACTACGACTTTCTCTTACCCAATGGTTTTCAGGCGGTTTCCCATGTAAATAAGCCCCTTC is from Planktothrix serta PCC 8927 and encodes:
- a CDS encoding type II toxin-antitoxin system Phd/YefM family antitoxin; its protein translation is MLRISIENVGDHLKALLERVAQGEEIILVDGSREVARLVPPKTRQEWVLQRKRFRDSVLLTGEPLRVTIIQAREGERY
- a CDS encoding TRAFAC clade GTPase domain-containing protein, with product MTSNTVFDFLKTAESEDSYITCPACGSPIGIRTQGYEMILTDNFRLELDGNIAALRLFLERLETKLEQRNLLLKPSTDGRYPYSQERDFFSDDKTVDIDDEDEENNDEIQNQRELSHRGMYRGILGKDAAENFVENKLDFFEQIRNYDKFPLKTETNQEILDQECKSLLRGIEPRSLIGSLMDLIFDQRNVFEWMKETEGDPERKKLKELLHEVCPTIQWYLQKLEELHTKRKDDEGLLKAIIRGQFVLAIVLGHKSTKCDFYALKKISIEHNVPFTLPRQTIISYRNLLDILHSEVVLGNPKLRLSDNFQKLLKSSKEKVSKQQSTQKVSSIPQAATKQNSEDQLEELVRKLVQQWGQEIYKLVNFSCTGPSGENNKRCGWYPKETETHSIILLGSPGTGKSCLLLTGLVSFFDHVQVLGATVALDLPDDRERLQKLEKDYRNGLIPPPTKTGSKTSIKLSVQFPEIGSTNFNKTHFVFTDIAGEDVARSLTQQGSQPWVLRILKNANTIVFFFDLSIEPTIREKLTKSRNAEIWKPVSENYEVVNQSRENNVAEVNQLYLLEQIIGDLESQRGNLSGTNFICVIPKSDLYAKKDGEQDRLFFNSFYEKMISLGIFVPSNFDKLDDESFDGFCSLGGTGYNFKSKDNKETSAKKSKVLQQKDMGRMMSDEVRKCLLNMGNALGEDAVPAFKVSLNQLAEVRLMQRLEATLGKDSVYYLAVSALGKNTSKIQQEGKSQIDGVFNQKLSEYVFILPIALAVADGISKQQP
- a CDS encoding WD40 domain-containing protein, which encodes MDTEKIEQIVASINQIVYHKQGKSLKDIQVDILRGAFKQEEYIKIAHANNRSPDSIKKEASLLWKLLSEVFGETITKTRLEVLKRKVANLSTSHQFSNSDQDWADAPDVSSIVGREIDVNTLKQWVVGDRCRLVTIVGLPGKGKTSLTVKLAQEVSGEFEGIIWRSLLNSLSIQDLIKDWILFFSDQQKMDLPDRLDQQINLLISYLKQHRYLLILDNVETILAKETQAGNYKSGYEDYHQLLEKIAQVPHQSCLLLTSRVKVHHLEKFVGQHQPVRCFVVGGLTVNPVKQLFQEKGEFIATETEWETLVNYYQGNPLALKLTACHIQTVFAGNIQDFLKVGNLVFKDIQDLLDWHFQYCSPEEHNVLFWLAIYREPVSITELKDHIVSVNIQQHLLDYLESLQNRMLLEKTAIQQCFTLQPVLMEYVTEKLITTVTPELITGEFNVFNSHSLILATCKDYIRTSQITMIINPIIESLLSLSQFESLFKLENHFTKLVIQAQEKYPQKPGYIGGNLINLFCYLKTDLNSYNFSRLAIWEANLQGINLQNVDFSYCHFKNTVFTQSFGGIHSLAFTPDGAILAAGDSNGYIHFLNPEDGQPILSFGKHKWWTVALAFNSDGEKLVSSSLNPTVKIWNAKTGQLLKNLEGHKSWVWTVAFSPDNQIIASGSDDKTIKFWDANNGQLLRTLDAHNGWVLSVAFSPKSRILASGSYDKTIKLWDIETGDCLQTLKGHEDAIWCVAFSPDGQTLASCGFEKIIRIWDIKTGDCYRILSGHQKEIKVLAFSPDGETLASGDFTSTVKFWRVKTGECRGSLKHHQTGIRALAFSPDNQTVATGDNDQIIKLWDTKTRKCIKTFWGYTNWVWSIALSRDGQRLASSHLDHKVRLWNPQTQECLSTLTGHTAWVWSVAFSPDGKTVASSGDDETIRLWDVETGECYKCLKYPTEKYQGGIWTIAFSGDGLYIASGGQDTTIKIWNLKTNKFHVLAGHQSWVWTVTFHPNFPILASGSDDQTIKIWDIKTGECLQTLRGHHNKVRSIAFSPDSQFLVSGSEDETVKLWDLETGKCVYTLLGHEGWIWSVDFSPDGQIIASGSDDFKVKLWDFKTGKCLYTLKKHTNTVTSVMFNPHSQILISGSEDGTIKFWHVPTKKCVKSLIIPNSYTNMNIIGSQGLTEGQKKCLKALGAVEY
- the lepA gene encoding translation elongation factor 4; its protein translation is MTNVPVSRIRNFSIIAHIDHGKSTLADRLLEATGAVQKREMKEQFLDSMDLERERGITIKLQAARMNYKADDGEEYVLNLIDTPGHVDFSYEVSRSLAACEGALLVVDASQGVEAQTLANVYLALENNLEIIPVLNKIDLPGAEPDRIKSEIEEIIGLDCSGAVLASAKEGVGIHEILESIVHLVPPPQDTVDQKLRALIFDSYYDSYRGVVVYFRVMDGRVKKGDRVRLMASGKEYEIDEIGVLSPTQIPVDELHAGEVGYFSAAIKAVEDARVGDTITLANRQAEQALPGYTEAKPMVFCGLFPTDSDEYPNLKEALEKLKLNDAALSYEPETSSAMGFGFRCGFLGLLHMEIVQERLEREYDLDLIVTSPSVVYQVTTQKGEVIMIDNPSHLPEPNHREKIEEPYVRVEMITPEAYVGSLMELAQGRRGEFKDMRYLAQGRTTLVYEVPLAEVVTDFFDQMKSRSRGYASMEYHLIGYRENALVKLDIMINKDAIDSLAMIVHRDKAYHVGRAMVEKLKELIPRHQFKVPIQATIGSKVIASESIPALRKDVLAKCYGGDISRKKKLLQKQAKGKKRMKSLGSVDVPQEAFMAVLRLNQES
- a CDS encoding DUF1825 family protein, which translates into the protein MGFFDSDIVQQEAKQLFEDYQSMIKLGSDYGKFDREGKKLYIEQMEGIMDRYRIFMKRFELSEDFMAQMTVEQLRTQLGQFGITPDQMFEQMHLTLERMKSELEKQS